TCGTTCAGCGACGGCGGGCGATGGGCGCGCCTCGACGACGCCGTCGACCATGCCGCCCGCATGCACGCGGCGGGCGCCGACTGGGTCGACGTGGGCGGCGAGTCGACCCGGCCCGGCGCGGCCGCGATCGACCCCGACGAGGAGCAGCGTCGCGTCGTGCCGGTGGTCCGGGCGATCGCGGAGCGCGGCATCCCGGTGTCGATCGACACCCGCAACGCCGCCACGGCATCCGCTGCGATCGAGGCGGGAGCCTCGGTGGTGAACGACGTCTCGGGGGGTCTGTACGACCCGCACATGCCGGTCGTGGTCGCCGAGACGGGGGTGCGCTTCGTGGTCATGCACTGGCGGGGCGGGGCGGATGTGGAGCCGCAGTACATCGACGTCGTCTCGGAGGTGCGCGCGGAGCTCAAGGCGCGGATCGCGGAACTCGTGGTGATCGGGGTGCGGCCCGATCGCATCATCGTGGATCCGGGTCTCGGCTTCTCGAAGACG
The Protaetiibacter larvae DNA segment above includes these coding regions:
- the folP gene encoding dihydropteroate synthase; its protein translation is MTAILGILNVTPDSFSDGGRWARLDDAVDHAARMHAAGADWVDVGGESTRPGAAAIDPDEEQRRVVPVVRAIAERGIPVSIDTRNAATASAAIEAGASVVNDVSGGLYDPHMPVVVAETGVRFVVMHWRGGADVEPQYIDVVSEVRAELKARIAELVVIGVRPDRIIVDPGLGFSKTAEHNWELLRRLDELTPLAPVLVGASRKRFIGRLLPDNAPLGKRDAPTATISALAAQAGAWGVRVHDVPSTRLALDVWEHWQGGHGDRA